The window GAAGCTTTAGGCGTTTTTTGTACTAAAGGAAACTGTTTCTACCTTTGCTTAGggcttatatatattatttggggGATAAAAGAGTACTTGGAGTAACTTTATTATTCCTAATGGAGGTGGAAGAGTTTGTGATGGTTGAGGATGGTAGTTCTGAGCCTCGTGAAGACAAGTTATCAGTCGAGGTTAACGGTGTTCCGAAAGAGAATGAGAATCTGAACGTTGATTTTCTTGAGGATTTCGATTCTTACTGGGATGATGTCAACGATAGGCTGATTATCTCTCGTGTTGTGAACGACTCGATTTTAAAGGGAATGGTTACTGCTATTGAGTCTGAAGCTGCTGAGAAGATTGCTCAGAAAGAGATTGAGTTGTCGAGAGCTAGGGAGACTTTGTCTCTGTACCATGTGGGTTCTGAAGAGAATAATGAAGTCTCCTCCAATGGTAAGGTGTCTTTGGATACTTCGGATGGGTCTTTGAACAGTCTTAAAAACGTAGCGAGGAAACAGTTGGTGATGCTCGTTGAAGAACTCACCAGTTTGAGAAAGTATGTTCACGTCAATAGAGCAGATGAGATAGGGTCCAGTACTGTAGATAAAATGCTTGATTCCTTGAAGAGCATACTAGAGACTGTGCTGAAGCGGAAGAATGAAACGGAGCTTCCCTCGTTGTGGTGGCAGCAGGAGCATGATTTTCAAAAGGGAATCGAGTCTGCGGTGGTGACTACTTTTGTTCGTAGTCTCAAGGATGAGTATCAACAGAGATTgttggagaaagaagaagctgagttTGGTGTTAATAACAAGAGTTCGTTGCTTGGGAATATTAAAGAGATTAGTGGTCTGCGGCAGGAGTTAGAGGCGATTCGTAAAGCGCTTTCTGATCATGAAAATGGGGACATAGAGGCAGGGGAGGTCGGGGACAGGAAAAGAGTTGAGCAGTTGCATCGAAAGATGTCGGCAAGCCTTAGTTCAGCTTTGGACACAAATGGTAAGCATGATGTTGGCTCAGTGCCCGAGAACTTTGACACTTTGAAGCACTTGACACCAATCGAGTTGATCAACCACTTTAACACCGAGATGAATCAGATGAAAAGAGACCATGATTATGAGATACAGGAGATGACGGAGCAATGCTTTACCTTTAAGCGGAAGTACTTGAATTTGAAGGAAAGAGgttccttttcttttgttgggAAGGGCAAAGAGCTAGACGCGTTGAAAAAGAAGATCCCATCTGTCATCTCGAAGCTGGACAAGATTTTGGCGGAGGATGAAAGGTTGGTGTCTGAAGGAAAGAACAATGCTGAGTTTAAAAGCCGATTGGATTCTCTTCTACTGGAGAATCGTCAGCTGAAGGATTCACTTGCAGATGCTGCTGAGAAGATTTCACAGCTTTCTCAGGTTGAGGCAGATCATCAGAAGTTGATTCGAAAGTTCGAGGTAGATGCTGATGATTCTTGTTTTAAGGCTTCTATCGCTGAAGATATTTCTAGGTGTTTTCTGTCGGAGTTTTTGAGTCAGATTAGAAGTGCAAATCAGGAAACGGATTTGGAACATAGTATGGTGAGAGAAGCTTATGAGTTGAAATTGAAAGATCTTGAGAGTAAAGCTGACTGTGAAAGAAATGATGATTTTGTGGATTCGTGTGTCGAGTCTTTCATAATGGAAGAGTGTAGTTCGGTTATATACAAAGAAGCCTTGAAGGAAGCTGATAAGAAAATCGTAGAGTTGAAACTGCGTGTGACAGAAAATGAAGAAGCTTTGAAATCAGAGTTGGTTGACAAGGAAAGACTGAACGGGGAGATTCATTGGCTGGAATGTCTCGTCATGGAGAAGGAGGGTTTGGTCCAGACAGCTGAGAGTAACTTGGCtgcagagagaaagaaactcgAGGTGGTTTCTCAACAGATTAACGATCTGAAGTCTCAGACAGAACAGCAACAAAGAGAAATTCAGGAGAAAACAGAAGCTGTAAGAGTTATGTCGGCACGTGAGTCAGAGAAAATAAAAGGCtatgagaagaagatatccgaTTTGAGAAGAGAGCTAGATTTAGCAAGAGAGAGTTGGGAAGAAACCAAAGATGAGAAAAGGAAAACTGAGGAGAAGCTATCAGCGACAAAAGCAGAGAAAGAGTCACTTAGAAAGCAGATTCTGTCGCTGGACTTAGTTCCTCAAAAATTCATGCAAGGTTTCAACAGTCTAGAGGCCTTCGTAGCAGAAAAGACGCAGAAAACGAATTCCAGGTACTCTTATCTCTCATTGCTTTCGTTTTGAGACATGTATATGCAAGTACTTTATCCCTTAGATGGTGGTAACTTTTGTGCGAACTTTTTGGCTATTAGGTTGAAAAACATGCACAGTCAAGTGAGTGATCTTGCACAACAAATCAATGAACTCAAGGGGAAAGCATCAATGTACAAGCAACGATTTGAGAAAAAGTCAAGTGACCTCCAAAAGGCCGAGGCTGAGGTGAGTCTTGATTCGTCTTTTGCATCCAAGGCTTCTTTTATTCTCACTAAACATACTACTCTAGTATTCAGTAGAGACAACTGTGTCCATATCAATAGTTAACCTCTACACATGTGGCTAGAAGCTCTCATATCCTTCAAGTAGAAGAAGATCTGTTTTTGGATTAAAGAATGATGTTTATATGGTTGTTGAAACGCAGGTTGATCTTCTTGGAGATGAGGTTGAAACACTCTTGGATCTTcttgagaaaatatatatagcttTAGATCACTACTCTCCAGTTCTAAAGCATTACCCTGGCGTAAGCACACTCCCTCTCCCTCCACACATATTTTCTCTATTGAAGCTTGGTCTTAATGATCAGAGTATATATTTACTATACGAAATGACTTCGCAGATCATTGAGATCTTGAAGCTTGTCCGGAGAGAGCTTAGCGGAGAAGCAAAGAGACCACCAGCAGATTGATGGGCTACAATCTCTTTCCACAATAGTtttatttctcttcttttgGTGTACAGATCTGTCAGGCTTATGTAATGTTGTTGATGTTTAGTTTCTacgagtctttttttttgttgttcagTAGATTCGGTTATTGGTTATGTACTTGTGATATCAACTGCAGAATGTGATGTTGGACCCCGGGATCTTTTAATCTAAGTATACAGTTGGATTATACACCAACTAGAAACTGTAGGTATAGAAAACAATCTCTGGTCTTAGAATAGTACCTAACAATTGTTCCGGTCTGTAACTCTCCTTGACACAACTAAGAAAACACAGTTTGCGGCTGCAGACATGTTGGCAAAATGAAAGCATGACTTGTGGAGCCAACGTGTCGGTCTACACATCACATCACCGCTCCAAAAAGCTAGCAgtgttaattatttaaaacatcAACACTTCACTCTTTGTCATAGACACAGCAGAGCAAAGCTCAGATTCAACAATGAAGGATACCACCAAGGTTCTTTCTTTCTccattgttttcttttctttgattctttgattctacttttgtttgtttatgaGATCATGTTTGTATTCGAAGTTAGTGATGTTCTTGATAACAACTGCAGAACTCAACTTACAGTCCCGAGCAAATACTTATGCATGCAGTCAAGGTAAGAAGACAAATAAAGAAGGTATTGGTTAAGTTCTGTTACGTAATAACTTGTGGTAACTCTCTTGTTTACATACACAGAAGCAAAGAGCAGGAAGTGGAGGTCTCGGGAATGCTGTGAAAGTACTCCAGGTATCACATCTCTCCTCATCTTTTTTGGTCTATCCATTATGTATGACTTGATAAAAGTTTCTACTTGTATATAAAaccaggaagaagaagaagaagaagatcactcgcgtgaagaaaaagaagaacaagaagaagaaaaaacacctcatgatgatgaaaatgagcatgatgatggtgatgatgatgaggaagatgcAAAATATTGTAGACGTGGGTTTGGTCATGGATACCATCTAGTGACAGGCCAAATGGGTCATGGCATGGAAGATTACATCGTGGCCGATACAAAAACAGTTAAAGGCCTCAAGCTTGGGTTATACGCCATATTTGATGGACACTCAGGCCGTACTGTTGCGGATTACTTGCAGAACCATCTTTTTGATAACATCTTGAGTCAGGtttcaagaaacaaaaagaaataaaaccaaaaattatcCACTTTATATTCTCACTAAACTTTTTAAGACACTGTTTATGTTTTCTTGAAGCCGGATTTTTGGAGAAGACCTAAGAAGGCAATCAAGAGAGCGTATAAACTCACGGACGACTACATTCTGAGCAGTGTGGTTGGCTCACGAGGTGGCTCCACGGCTGTGACGGCTATAGTCGTTGACGGTAAGAAACTTGTGGTTGCAAACGTTGGAGATTCAAGAGCAATCCTGTGTCGTGAAGGTGATATAGTCAAACAAGTTACGGTTGATCATGAGcctgagaaagagagagacctTGTAGAGAAGAAAGGCGGCTTCATCTCCAAAAAGCCAGGTCTATTTTCAGAATCAATATTTCACTATACATCTTAGTATATACCACCACATAACTCTCTCTTATGACTTTGTGATTAGGTAATGTTCCAAGAGTTGATGGACAACTAGCGATGACACGTGCGTTTGGAGATGGACGTCTTAAAGAACATATTAGCGTGAGGCCTGACATAGAGATTGTCGAGATCCATGGtgacacaaagttcttgatcTTAGCAAGCGATGGACTCTGGAAGGTTTATATAGTATATGAGTAGAAACTGTTTTCACAATGAAAAGGTGACTGAATCTTGATGTGGTTTGTTGTGCAGGTGATGTCGAACGAAGAGGCATGGGACGAGATCAAAGAGGTTGGGAACGCAGAGAAAGCTGCAAAGGCATTAGTCGATGAAGCATTGGCTAGAGGAAGTAAAGATGATATCTCttgtgttgttgtttccttcaaCTAGTTTAAAACCCATAGGGGTCTATTTGTTTATTCCGAGTTTAAGCATACGTTTCTTTCAAGAACAAGCACTGTTTCCATATATTAAAAGAGTTTTTGAGTCGATGTTGCTTACAAAAAATGCGTACCAAAAAGATTAAAGGGATTGAGGACTAGTAGAAGGTCTGATCATGGAAGGCATTTTCATAAGTCTGTCTCTTTCCATCTTGTTCTTGAAAGAGTGCTTAGGCGTTATGGACATCTTGTCCATTGCGTAATCAAGATcaccttcttcctcctcttcttcatcactCTCCTCATCCCCATTCACAATTATCTCagcatcgtcatcatcatcgtcatcttGGTTCATCATCGTTGACCAGTAGATGAAATTCGGGGAGATGACGCTTCAGGAAAACGCAAAAAGTAAAGTCAAAAAGAAGGAGCAAGAAACCACTATTTAAGATCCATGATTCATTTGAGAACGATCAAAAGAAAGTGAAAGAACCTGTTAGAGCTTTTCAGCAAGTAAGGGTCAAAGGGGAAGAATGTATCAAGTCTCTCACGCCCGCCAAACGCACGAGAAAGCTCAGACTCAAGCAGGTCATCGAAAATGAAGGAGTCTGAGACGACGAACAGACCAACTGCTTTAGCTTGTTTAAGGAACTCTGCAACTACCGATGGAAGGCATACCTATTCTCAAAACCAAAACCAGTTGCAAagcttattattattacaaCTGTTCCAAATAACATTTGAGAAGCCATATGGGATGAGACAGAGTATATAACTCACCATCAATGGGTTTAGTTTGTGCATTAAAATTGACTCCAATGGTATAAGCTCGGACCGAAAGCGAGGAACATCTAGGATGGATCTCATACGGAAGCACAGCACATACATGATCGCCTGTGTTCACACAACATAATCAAATACAGGTTTAAAACAAGTGCAGGAAGATGAGAGATTAAATGCAATATATATACCTGACATCC is drawn from Raphanus sativus cultivar WK10039 unplaced genomic scaffold, ASM80110v3 Scaffold0830, whole genome shotgun sequence and contains these coding sequences:
- the LOC108834082 gene encoding WPP domain-associated protein; amino-acid sequence: MEVEEFVMVEDGSSEPREDKLSVEVNGVPKENENLNVDFLEDFDSYWDDVNDRLIISRVVNDSILKGMVTAIESEAAEKIAQKEIELSRARETLSLYHVGSEENNEVSSNGKVSLDTSDGSLNSLKNVARKQLVMLVEELTSLRKYVHVNRADEIGSSTVDKMLDSLKSILETVLKRKNETELPSLWWQQEHDFQKGIESAVVTTFVRSLKDEYQQRLLEKEEAEFGVNNKSSLLGNIKEISGLRQELEAIRKALSDHENGDIEAGEVGDRKRVEQLHRKMSASLSSALDTNGKHDVGSVPENFDTLKHLTPIELINHFNTEMNQMKRDHDYEIQEMTEQCFTFKRKYLNLKERGSFSFVGKGKELDALKKKIPSVISKLDKILAEDERLVSEGKNNAEFKSRLDSLLLENRQLKDSLADAAEKISQLSQVEADHQKLIRKFEVDADDSCFKASIAEDISRCFLSEFLSQIRSANQETDLEHSMVREAYELKLKDLESKADCERNDDFVDSCVESFIMEECSSVIYKEALKEADKKIVELKLRVTENEEALKSELVDKERLNGEIHWLECLVMEKEGLVQTAESNLAAERKKLEVVSQQINDLKSQTEQQQREIQEKTEAVRVMSARESEKIKGYEKKISDLRRELDLARESWEETKDEKRKTEEKLSATKAEKESLRKQILSLDLVPQKFMQGFNSLEAFVAEKTQKTNSRLKNMHSQVSDLAQQINELKGKASMYKQRFEKKSSDLQKAEAEVDLLGDEVETLLDLLEKIYIALDHYSPVLKHYPGIIEILKLVRRELSGEAKRPPAD
- the LOC108834031 gene encoding probable protein phosphatase 2C 28; this translates as MKDTTKNSTYSPEQILMHAVKKQRAGSGGLGNAVKVLQEEEEEEDHSREEKEEQEEEKTPHDDENEHDDGDDDEEDAKYCRRGFGHGYHLVTGQMGHGMEDYIVADTKTVKGLKLGLYAIFDGHSGRTVADYLQNHLFDNILSQPDFWRRPKKAIKRAYKLTDDYILSSVVGSRGGSTAVTAIVVDGKKLVVANVGDSRAILCREGDIVKQVTVDHEPEKERDLVEKKGGFISKKPGNVPRVDGQLAMTRAFGDGRLKEHISVRPDIEIVEIHGDTKFLILASDGLWKVMSNEEAWDEIKEVGNAEKAAKALVDEALARGSKDDISCVVVSFN